Genomic segment of Dactylococcopsis salina PCC 8305:
GGGATTTTGAGCCACCCTCCTGCGTACCCCCGAACTTTCATCCCTTACCAGAGAATGGAGAATTTCTACAGGAGTGTTGGGATTTCCCGCCACCCCTGAGCGTACCCGCCGATATTTATCCTGAGCCAGAGATTGGAGAGTTTCTACAGGAGTGTTGGAATTTCCCGCCACCCCTGAGCGTACCCGCCGATATTTATCCTGAGCCAGAGAATGGAGGATTTCTACAGGAGTATTGGGATTTTCCGCTACCCTTCTGCGTACCCCCCAACTTTCATCCCTTACCAGAGATTGGAGATTTTCTACAGGAGTGTTGGGATTTTTCGCCACCATCCAGCGTACCCACTCATCTTCATCCTGAACCAGAGAATGAAGAGCTTCTACAGAAGTGTTGGAATTTATAGCCACCCCTAAGCGTACATCCTCATCTTCATCCCGAGCGAGAGATTGGAGAGCTTCTACAGGAGTGTTAGGATTTTCCGCCACCCCTGAGCGTAACTCCTTATTTTTATCCCGAGCCAGAGAATGGAGAATTTCTACAGGAGTGTTGGGATGTCTAGCCACCCAATAGCGTACCCACCACTCTTCAT
This window contains:
- a CDS encoding HEAT repeat domain-containing protein; this encodes MSEEQKQPKPTDAVLGGTTPPFRGAVLGGIQGVKKKLESSDQALRVEALQKAINYGEEVLKVLREATVEDKKAVARHPNTPLEILHYLARDKNKELRSRVAKNPNTPVEILHSLARDEEWWVRYWVARHPNTPVEILHSLARDKNKELRSGVAENPNTPVEALQSLARDEDEDVRLGVAINSNTSVEALHSLVQDEDEWVRWMVAKNPNTPVENLQSLVRDESWGVRRRVAENPNTPVEILHSLAQDKYRRVRSGVAGNSNTPVETLQSLAQDKYRRVRSGVAGNPNTPVEILHSLVRDESSGVRRRVAQNPNTSVETLHSLVRDESSGVRRRVAQNPNTSVETLHSLVRDEHGGVRGAADRALRERGLK